In Camelus bactrianus isolate YW-2024 breed Bactrian camel chromosome 10, ASM4877302v1, whole genome shotgun sequence, a genomic segment contains:
- the RNASEH2C gene encoding ribonuclease H2 subunit C — protein MESSDEDAVEERRVQLRPVTLHLLPCDVPVNRPAPVGRFFTPAIRQSPDGLEVSFRGRSLRGEEMVVPPGLVGYVMVTEEKGEDRFIQATSSFSSFTLWGLETIPGPDAKVRGALNWPSLAAAIHAKVPED, from the exons ATGGAGAGCAGCGACGAGGACGCCGTCGAGGAGCGCCGCGTCCAGTTGCGCCCCGTTACGCTGCACCTTCTGCCCTGCGATGTCCCGGTGAACCGGCCCGCCCCCGTGGGGCGCTTTTTCACTCCGGCCATCCGCCAGAGTCCCGACG gactggAAGTGTCCTTTCGGGGCCGCAGTCTGCGCGGCGAGGAGATGGTGGTGCCGCCCGGTCTGGTGGGATACGTGATGGTgacagaagagaagggagag GACCGCTTTATCCAAGCCACATCCAGCTTCAGCAGTTTCACCCTGTGGGGCCTGGAAACCATCCCTGGTCCGGATGCCAAAGTGCGTGGGGCCTTAAACTGGCCCAGTCTCGCTGCAGCG ATTCACGCAAAGGTACCGGAGGACTGA
- the KAT5 gene encoding histone acetyltransferase KAT5 isoform X3 yields MAEVGEIIEGCRLPVLRRNQDNEDEWPLAEILSVKDISGRKLFYVHYIDFNKRLDEWVTHERLDLKKIQFPKKEAKTPTKNGLPGSRPGSPEREVRKTLDLSLQPASAQASGKTLPIPVQITLRFNLPKEREAIPGGEPDQPLSSSSCLQPNHRSTKRKVEVVSPATPVPSETAPTSVFPQNGSARRAVAAQPGRKRKSNCLGTDEDSQDSSDGIPSAPRMTGSLVSDRSHDDIVTRMKNIECIELGRHRLKPWYFSPYPQELTTLPVLYLCEFCLKYGRSLKCLQRHLTKCDLRHPPGNEIYRKGTISFFEIDGRKNKSYSQNLCLLAKCFLDHKTLYYDTDPFLFYVMTEYDCKGFHIVGYFSKEKESTEDYNVACILTLPPYQRRGYGKLLIEFSYELSKVEGKTGTPEKPLSDLGLLSYRSYWSQTILEILMGLKSESGERPQITINEISEITSIKKEDVISTLQYLNLINYYKGQYILTLSEDIVDGHERAMLKRLLRIDSKCLHFTPKDWSKRGKW; encoded by the exons atggCGGAGGTG GGGGAGATAATCGAGGGCTGCCGCCTGCCCGTGCTGCGGCGGAACCAGGACAACGAAGATGAGTGGC CCCTGGCCGAGATCCTGAGCGTGAAGGACATCAGTGGCCGGAAGCTTTTCTATGTCCATTACATTGACT TCAACAAACGCCTGGATGAATGGGTGACCCATGAGCGGCTGGACCTAAAGAAGATCCAGTTCCCCAAGAAAGAGGCCAAGACCCCCACCAAGAACGGACTTCCTGGGTCCCGCCCCGGCTCTCCAGAGAGAGAGGTG agGAAGACCCTGGACCTATCTCTACAGCCGGCCTCCGCCCAGGCCAGCGGGAAGACCTTGCCAATCCCGGTCCAGATCACACTCCGCTTCAACCTGCCCAAGGAGCGGGAGGCCATTCCCGGTGGCGAGCCCGACCAGCCgctctcctccagctcctgcctgcAACCCAACCACCGCTCAACG AAACGGAAGGTGGAGGTGGTTTCACCAGCAACGCCAGTGCCCAGTGAGACAGCTCCAACCTCAGTTTTTCCACAG AATGGATCCGCCCGTAGGGCAGTGGCAGCTCAGCCAGGGCGGAAGCGAAAATCAAATTGCTTGGGCACTGATGAG gactCCCAGGACAGCTCAGATGGAATACCGTCGGCTCCTCGCATGACTGGGAGCTTGGTGTCTGACCGCAGCCACGACGACATCGTCACCCGGATGAAGAACATCGAGTGCATCGAGCTGGGCCGGCACCGCCTGAAGCCGTGGTACTTCTCCCCGTACCCACAGGAGCTCACCACGCTGCCCGTCCTCTACCTCTGCGAGTTCTGCCTCAAGTATGGCCGGAGCCTCAAATGTCTGCAGCGTCACTTG ACCAAGTGCGACCTGCGACATCCTCCAGGCAATGAGATTTACCGAAAGGGCACCATCTCCTTCTTTGAGATTGATGGACGTAAGAACAAG agttACTCTCAGAACCTGTGTCTTCTGGCCAAATGTTTCCTCGACCACAAGACGTTGTACTATGACACAGACCCTTTCCTCTTCTACGTCATGACGGAGTATGACTGCAAAGGCTTCCACATTGTGGGCTACTTCTCCAAG GAAAAGGAATCCACGGAAGATTACAATGTGGCCTGCATCCTGACCCTGCCTCCCTACCAGCGCCGGGGCTACGGCAAGCTGCTGATTGAGTTCA GCTATGAACTCTCCAAAGTGGAAGGGAAAACGGGGACCCCTGAGAAGCCCCTCTCGGATCTTGGCCTCCTATCCTACCGAAGCTACTGGTCCCAGACCATTCTGGAAATCTTGATGGGGCTGAAGTCAGAGAGCGGGGAGAGGCCGCAGATCACCATCAA TGAGATCAGTGAAATCACCAGCATCAAGAAGGAGGATGTCATCTCCACTCTGCAATACCTCAACCTCATCAACTACTATAAG GGCCAGTATATTCTCACACTGTCGGAGGACATCGTGGATGGGCATGAACGGGCTATGCTCAAGAGGCTTCTTCGGATTGACTCCAAGTGTCTGCACTTCACTCCCAAGGACTGGAGCAAGAGGGGAAAGTGGTGA
- the KAT5 gene encoding histone acetyltransferase KAT5 isoform X1, giving the protein MAEVVSPVPGAGRREPGEVGRARGPPVADPGAALSPQGEIIEGCRLPVLRRNQDNEDEWPLAEILSVKDISGRKLFYVHYIDFNKRLDEWVTHERLDLKKIQFPKKEAKTPTKNGLPGSRPGSPEREVRKTLDLSLQPASAQASGKTLPIPVQITLRFNLPKEREAIPGGEPDQPLSSSSCLQPNHRSTKRKVEVVSPATPVPSETAPTSVFPQNGSARRAVAAQPGRKRKSNCLGTDEDSQDSSDGIPSAPRMTGSLVSDRSHDDIVTRMKNIECIELGRHRLKPWYFSPYPQELTTLPVLYLCEFCLKYGRSLKCLQRHLTKCDLRHPPGNEIYRKGTISFFEIDGRKNKSYSQNLCLLAKCFLDHKTLYYDTDPFLFYVMTEYDCKGFHIVGYFSKEKESTEDYNVACILTLPPYQRRGYGKLLIEFSYELSKVEGKTGTPEKPLSDLGLLSYRSYWSQTILEILMGLKSESGERPQITINEISEITSIKKEDVISTLQYLNLINYYKGQYILTLSEDIVDGHERAMLKRLLRIDSKCLHFTPKDWSKRGKW; this is encoded by the exons atggCGGAGGTGGTGAGTCCGGtgcccggggcggggcggagggaGCCAGGGGAGGTGGGTAGAGCCCGAGGCCCCCCAGTAGCCGACCCTGGCGCCGCGCTGTCTCCCCAGGGGGAGATAATCGAGGGCTGCCGCCTGCCCGTGCTGCGGCGGAACCAGGACAACGAAGATGAGTGGC CCCTGGCCGAGATCCTGAGCGTGAAGGACATCAGTGGCCGGAAGCTTTTCTATGTCCATTACATTGACT TCAACAAACGCCTGGATGAATGGGTGACCCATGAGCGGCTGGACCTAAAGAAGATCCAGTTCCCCAAGAAAGAGGCCAAGACCCCCACCAAGAACGGACTTCCTGGGTCCCGCCCCGGCTCTCCAGAGAGAGAGGTG agGAAGACCCTGGACCTATCTCTACAGCCGGCCTCCGCCCAGGCCAGCGGGAAGACCTTGCCAATCCCGGTCCAGATCACACTCCGCTTCAACCTGCCCAAGGAGCGGGAGGCCATTCCCGGTGGCGAGCCCGACCAGCCgctctcctccagctcctgcctgcAACCCAACCACCGCTCAACG AAACGGAAGGTGGAGGTGGTTTCACCAGCAACGCCAGTGCCCAGTGAGACAGCTCCAACCTCAGTTTTTCCACAG AATGGATCCGCCCGTAGGGCAGTGGCAGCTCAGCCAGGGCGGAAGCGAAAATCAAATTGCTTGGGCACTGATGAG gactCCCAGGACAGCTCAGATGGAATACCGTCGGCTCCTCGCATGACTGGGAGCTTGGTGTCTGACCGCAGCCACGACGACATCGTCACCCGGATGAAGAACATCGAGTGCATCGAGCTGGGCCGGCACCGCCTGAAGCCGTGGTACTTCTCCCCGTACCCACAGGAGCTCACCACGCTGCCCGTCCTCTACCTCTGCGAGTTCTGCCTCAAGTATGGCCGGAGCCTCAAATGTCTGCAGCGTCACTTG ACCAAGTGCGACCTGCGACATCCTCCAGGCAATGAGATTTACCGAAAGGGCACCATCTCCTTCTTTGAGATTGATGGACGTAAGAACAAG agttACTCTCAGAACCTGTGTCTTCTGGCCAAATGTTTCCTCGACCACAAGACGTTGTACTATGACACAGACCCTTTCCTCTTCTACGTCATGACGGAGTATGACTGCAAAGGCTTCCACATTGTGGGCTACTTCTCCAAG GAAAAGGAATCCACGGAAGATTACAATGTGGCCTGCATCCTGACCCTGCCTCCCTACCAGCGCCGGGGCTACGGCAAGCTGCTGATTGAGTTCA GCTATGAACTCTCCAAAGTGGAAGGGAAAACGGGGACCCCTGAGAAGCCCCTCTCGGATCTTGGCCTCCTATCCTACCGAAGCTACTGGTCCCAGACCATTCTGGAAATCTTGATGGGGCTGAAGTCAGAGAGCGGGGAGAGGCCGCAGATCACCATCAA TGAGATCAGTGAAATCACCAGCATCAAGAAGGAGGATGTCATCTCCACTCTGCAATACCTCAACCTCATCAACTACTATAAG GGCCAGTATATTCTCACACTGTCGGAGGACATCGTGGATGGGCATGAACGGGCTATGCTCAAGAGGCTTCTTCGGATTGACTCCAAGTGTCTGCACTTCACTCCCAAGGACTGGAGCAAGAGGGGAAAGTGGTGA
- the KAT5 gene encoding histone acetyltransferase KAT5 isoform X2, translating to MAEVVSPVPGAGRREPGEVGRARGPPVADPGAALSPQGEIIEGCRLPVLRRNQDNEDEWPLAEILSVKDISGRKLFYVHYIDFNKRLDEWVTHERLDLKKIQFPKKEAKTPTKNGLPGSRPGSPEREVPASAQASGKTLPIPVQITLRFNLPKEREAIPGGEPDQPLSSSSCLQPNHRSTKRKVEVVSPATPVPSETAPTSVFPQNGSARRAVAAQPGRKRKSNCLGTDEDSQDSSDGIPSAPRMTGSLVSDRSHDDIVTRMKNIECIELGRHRLKPWYFSPYPQELTTLPVLYLCEFCLKYGRSLKCLQRHLTKCDLRHPPGNEIYRKGTISFFEIDGRKNKSYSQNLCLLAKCFLDHKTLYYDTDPFLFYVMTEYDCKGFHIVGYFSKEKESTEDYNVACILTLPPYQRRGYGKLLIEFSYELSKVEGKTGTPEKPLSDLGLLSYRSYWSQTILEILMGLKSESGERPQITINEISEITSIKKEDVISTLQYLNLINYYKGQYILTLSEDIVDGHERAMLKRLLRIDSKCLHFTPKDWSKRGKW from the exons atggCGGAGGTGGTGAGTCCGGtgcccggggcggggcggagggaGCCAGGGGAGGTGGGTAGAGCCCGAGGCCCCCCAGTAGCCGACCCTGGCGCCGCGCTGTCTCCCCAGGGGGAGATAATCGAGGGCTGCCGCCTGCCCGTGCTGCGGCGGAACCAGGACAACGAAGATGAGTGGC CCCTGGCCGAGATCCTGAGCGTGAAGGACATCAGTGGCCGGAAGCTTTTCTATGTCCATTACATTGACT TCAACAAACGCCTGGATGAATGGGTGACCCATGAGCGGCTGGACCTAAAGAAGATCCAGTTCCCCAAGAAAGAGGCCAAGACCCCCACCAAGAACGGACTTCCTGGGTCCCGCCCCGGCTCTCCAGAGAGAGAGGTG CCGGCCTCCGCCCAGGCCAGCGGGAAGACCTTGCCAATCCCGGTCCAGATCACACTCCGCTTCAACCTGCCCAAGGAGCGGGAGGCCATTCCCGGTGGCGAGCCCGACCAGCCgctctcctccagctcctgcctgcAACCCAACCACCGCTCAACG AAACGGAAGGTGGAGGTGGTTTCACCAGCAACGCCAGTGCCCAGTGAGACAGCTCCAACCTCAGTTTTTCCACAG AATGGATCCGCCCGTAGGGCAGTGGCAGCTCAGCCAGGGCGGAAGCGAAAATCAAATTGCTTGGGCACTGATGAG gactCCCAGGACAGCTCAGATGGAATACCGTCGGCTCCTCGCATGACTGGGAGCTTGGTGTCTGACCGCAGCCACGACGACATCGTCACCCGGATGAAGAACATCGAGTGCATCGAGCTGGGCCGGCACCGCCTGAAGCCGTGGTACTTCTCCCCGTACCCACAGGAGCTCACCACGCTGCCCGTCCTCTACCTCTGCGAGTTCTGCCTCAAGTATGGCCGGAGCCTCAAATGTCTGCAGCGTCACTTG ACCAAGTGCGACCTGCGACATCCTCCAGGCAATGAGATTTACCGAAAGGGCACCATCTCCTTCTTTGAGATTGATGGACGTAAGAACAAG agttACTCTCAGAACCTGTGTCTTCTGGCCAAATGTTTCCTCGACCACAAGACGTTGTACTATGACACAGACCCTTTCCTCTTCTACGTCATGACGGAGTATGACTGCAAAGGCTTCCACATTGTGGGCTACTTCTCCAAG GAAAAGGAATCCACGGAAGATTACAATGTGGCCTGCATCCTGACCCTGCCTCCCTACCAGCGCCGGGGCTACGGCAAGCTGCTGATTGAGTTCA GCTATGAACTCTCCAAAGTGGAAGGGAAAACGGGGACCCCTGAGAAGCCCCTCTCGGATCTTGGCCTCCTATCCTACCGAAGCTACTGGTCCCAGACCATTCTGGAAATCTTGATGGGGCTGAAGTCAGAGAGCGGGGAGAGGCCGCAGATCACCATCAA TGAGATCAGTGAAATCACCAGCATCAAGAAGGAGGATGTCATCTCCACTCTGCAATACCTCAACCTCATCAACTACTATAAG GGCCAGTATATTCTCACACTGTCGGAGGACATCGTGGATGGGCATGAACGGGCTATGCTCAAGAGGCTTCTTCGGATTGACTCCAAGTGTCTGCACTTCACTCCCAAGGACTGGAGCAAGAGGGGAAAGTGGTGA
- the KAT5 gene encoding histone acetyltransferase KAT5 isoform X4, with protein MAEVGEIIEGCRLPVLRRNQDNEDEWPLAEILSVKDISGRKLFYVHYIDFNKRLDEWVTHERLDLKKIQFPKKEAKTPTKNGLPGSRPGSPEREVPASAQASGKTLPIPVQITLRFNLPKEREAIPGGEPDQPLSSSSCLQPNHRSTKRKVEVVSPATPVPSETAPTSVFPQNGSARRAVAAQPGRKRKSNCLGTDEDSQDSSDGIPSAPRMTGSLVSDRSHDDIVTRMKNIECIELGRHRLKPWYFSPYPQELTTLPVLYLCEFCLKYGRSLKCLQRHLTKCDLRHPPGNEIYRKGTISFFEIDGRKNKSYSQNLCLLAKCFLDHKTLYYDTDPFLFYVMTEYDCKGFHIVGYFSKEKESTEDYNVACILTLPPYQRRGYGKLLIEFSYELSKVEGKTGTPEKPLSDLGLLSYRSYWSQTILEILMGLKSESGERPQITINEISEITSIKKEDVISTLQYLNLINYYKGQYILTLSEDIVDGHERAMLKRLLRIDSKCLHFTPKDWSKRGKW; from the exons atggCGGAGGTG GGGGAGATAATCGAGGGCTGCCGCCTGCCCGTGCTGCGGCGGAACCAGGACAACGAAGATGAGTGGC CCCTGGCCGAGATCCTGAGCGTGAAGGACATCAGTGGCCGGAAGCTTTTCTATGTCCATTACATTGACT TCAACAAACGCCTGGATGAATGGGTGACCCATGAGCGGCTGGACCTAAAGAAGATCCAGTTCCCCAAGAAAGAGGCCAAGACCCCCACCAAGAACGGACTTCCTGGGTCCCGCCCCGGCTCTCCAGAGAGAGAGGTG CCGGCCTCCGCCCAGGCCAGCGGGAAGACCTTGCCAATCCCGGTCCAGATCACACTCCGCTTCAACCTGCCCAAGGAGCGGGAGGCCATTCCCGGTGGCGAGCCCGACCAGCCgctctcctccagctcctgcctgcAACCCAACCACCGCTCAACG AAACGGAAGGTGGAGGTGGTTTCACCAGCAACGCCAGTGCCCAGTGAGACAGCTCCAACCTCAGTTTTTCCACAG AATGGATCCGCCCGTAGGGCAGTGGCAGCTCAGCCAGGGCGGAAGCGAAAATCAAATTGCTTGGGCACTGATGAG gactCCCAGGACAGCTCAGATGGAATACCGTCGGCTCCTCGCATGACTGGGAGCTTGGTGTCTGACCGCAGCCACGACGACATCGTCACCCGGATGAAGAACATCGAGTGCATCGAGCTGGGCCGGCACCGCCTGAAGCCGTGGTACTTCTCCCCGTACCCACAGGAGCTCACCACGCTGCCCGTCCTCTACCTCTGCGAGTTCTGCCTCAAGTATGGCCGGAGCCTCAAATGTCTGCAGCGTCACTTG ACCAAGTGCGACCTGCGACATCCTCCAGGCAATGAGATTTACCGAAAGGGCACCATCTCCTTCTTTGAGATTGATGGACGTAAGAACAAG agttACTCTCAGAACCTGTGTCTTCTGGCCAAATGTTTCCTCGACCACAAGACGTTGTACTATGACACAGACCCTTTCCTCTTCTACGTCATGACGGAGTATGACTGCAAAGGCTTCCACATTGTGGGCTACTTCTCCAAG GAAAAGGAATCCACGGAAGATTACAATGTGGCCTGCATCCTGACCCTGCCTCCCTACCAGCGCCGGGGCTACGGCAAGCTGCTGATTGAGTTCA GCTATGAACTCTCCAAAGTGGAAGGGAAAACGGGGACCCCTGAGAAGCCCCTCTCGGATCTTGGCCTCCTATCCTACCGAAGCTACTGGTCCCAGACCATTCTGGAAATCTTGATGGGGCTGAAGTCAGAGAGCGGGGAGAGGCCGCAGATCACCATCAA TGAGATCAGTGAAATCACCAGCATCAAGAAGGAGGATGTCATCTCCACTCTGCAATACCTCAACCTCATCAACTACTATAAG GGCCAGTATATTCTCACACTGTCGGAGGACATCGTGGATGGGCATGAACGGGCTATGCTCAAGAGGCTTCTTCGGATTGACTCCAAGTGTCTGCACTTCACTCCCAAGGACTGGAGCAAGAGGGGAAAGTGGTGA
- the KAT5 gene encoding histone acetyltransferase KAT5 isoform X6 — protein sequence MAEVGEIIEGCRLPVLRRNQDNEDEWPLAEILSVKDISGRKLFYVHYIDFNKRLDEWVTHERLDLKKIQFPKKEAKTPTKNGLPGSRPGSPEREVKRKVEVVSPATPVPSETAPTSVFPQNGSARRAVAAQPGRKRKSNCLGTDEDSQDSSDGIPSAPRMTGSLVSDRSHDDIVTRMKNIECIELGRHRLKPWYFSPYPQELTTLPVLYLCEFCLKYGRSLKCLQRHLTKCDLRHPPGNEIYRKGTISFFEIDGRKNKSYSQNLCLLAKCFLDHKTLYYDTDPFLFYVMTEYDCKGFHIVGYFSKEKESTEDYNVACILTLPPYQRRGYGKLLIEFSYELSKVEGKTGTPEKPLSDLGLLSYRSYWSQTILEILMGLKSESGERPQITINEISEITSIKKEDVISTLQYLNLINYYKGQYILTLSEDIVDGHERAMLKRLLRIDSKCLHFTPKDWSKRGKW from the exons atggCGGAGGTG GGGGAGATAATCGAGGGCTGCCGCCTGCCCGTGCTGCGGCGGAACCAGGACAACGAAGATGAGTGGC CCCTGGCCGAGATCCTGAGCGTGAAGGACATCAGTGGCCGGAAGCTTTTCTATGTCCATTACATTGACT TCAACAAACGCCTGGATGAATGGGTGACCCATGAGCGGCTGGACCTAAAGAAGATCCAGTTCCCCAAGAAAGAGGCCAAGACCCCCACCAAGAACGGACTTCCTGGGTCCCGCCCCGGCTCTCCAGAGAGAGAGGTG AAACGGAAGGTGGAGGTGGTTTCACCAGCAACGCCAGTGCCCAGTGAGACAGCTCCAACCTCAGTTTTTCCACAG AATGGATCCGCCCGTAGGGCAGTGGCAGCTCAGCCAGGGCGGAAGCGAAAATCAAATTGCTTGGGCACTGATGAG gactCCCAGGACAGCTCAGATGGAATACCGTCGGCTCCTCGCATGACTGGGAGCTTGGTGTCTGACCGCAGCCACGACGACATCGTCACCCGGATGAAGAACATCGAGTGCATCGAGCTGGGCCGGCACCGCCTGAAGCCGTGGTACTTCTCCCCGTACCCACAGGAGCTCACCACGCTGCCCGTCCTCTACCTCTGCGAGTTCTGCCTCAAGTATGGCCGGAGCCTCAAATGTCTGCAGCGTCACTTG ACCAAGTGCGACCTGCGACATCCTCCAGGCAATGAGATTTACCGAAAGGGCACCATCTCCTTCTTTGAGATTGATGGACGTAAGAACAAG agttACTCTCAGAACCTGTGTCTTCTGGCCAAATGTTTCCTCGACCACAAGACGTTGTACTATGACACAGACCCTTTCCTCTTCTACGTCATGACGGAGTATGACTGCAAAGGCTTCCACATTGTGGGCTACTTCTCCAAG GAAAAGGAATCCACGGAAGATTACAATGTGGCCTGCATCCTGACCCTGCCTCCCTACCAGCGCCGGGGCTACGGCAAGCTGCTGATTGAGTTCA GCTATGAACTCTCCAAAGTGGAAGGGAAAACGGGGACCCCTGAGAAGCCCCTCTCGGATCTTGGCCTCCTATCCTACCGAAGCTACTGGTCCCAGACCATTCTGGAAATCTTGATGGGGCTGAAGTCAGAGAGCGGGGAGAGGCCGCAGATCACCATCAA TGAGATCAGTGAAATCACCAGCATCAAGAAGGAGGATGTCATCTCCACTCTGCAATACCTCAACCTCATCAACTACTATAAG GGCCAGTATATTCTCACACTGTCGGAGGACATCGTGGATGGGCATGAACGGGCTATGCTCAAGAGGCTTCTTCGGATTGACTCCAAGTGTCTGCACTTCACTCCCAAGGACTGGAGCAAGAGGGGAAAGTGGTGA
- the KAT5 gene encoding histone acetyltransferase KAT5 isoform X5, translated as MAEVVSPVPGAGRREPGEVGRARGPPVADPGAALSPQGEIIEGCRLPVLRRNQDNEDEWPLAEILSVKDISGRKLFYVHYIDFNKRLDEWVTHERLDLKKIQFPKKEAKTPTKNGLPGSRPGSPEREVKRKVEVVSPATPVPSETAPTSVFPQNGSARRAVAAQPGRKRKSNCLGTDEDSQDSSDGIPSAPRMTGSLVSDRSHDDIVTRMKNIECIELGRHRLKPWYFSPYPQELTTLPVLYLCEFCLKYGRSLKCLQRHLTKCDLRHPPGNEIYRKGTISFFEIDGRKNKSYSQNLCLLAKCFLDHKTLYYDTDPFLFYVMTEYDCKGFHIVGYFSKEKESTEDYNVACILTLPPYQRRGYGKLLIEFSYELSKVEGKTGTPEKPLSDLGLLSYRSYWSQTILEILMGLKSESGERPQITINEISEITSIKKEDVISTLQYLNLINYYKGQYILTLSEDIVDGHERAMLKRLLRIDSKCLHFTPKDWSKRGKW; from the exons atggCGGAGGTGGTGAGTCCGGtgcccggggcggggcggagggaGCCAGGGGAGGTGGGTAGAGCCCGAGGCCCCCCAGTAGCCGACCCTGGCGCCGCGCTGTCTCCCCAGGGGGAGATAATCGAGGGCTGCCGCCTGCCCGTGCTGCGGCGGAACCAGGACAACGAAGATGAGTGGC CCCTGGCCGAGATCCTGAGCGTGAAGGACATCAGTGGCCGGAAGCTTTTCTATGTCCATTACATTGACT TCAACAAACGCCTGGATGAATGGGTGACCCATGAGCGGCTGGACCTAAAGAAGATCCAGTTCCCCAAGAAAGAGGCCAAGACCCCCACCAAGAACGGACTTCCTGGGTCCCGCCCCGGCTCTCCAGAGAGAGAGGTG AAACGGAAGGTGGAGGTGGTTTCACCAGCAACGCCAGTGCCCAGTGAGACAGCTCCAACCTCAGTTTTTCCACAG AATGGATCCGCCCGTAGGGCAGTGGCAGCTCAGCCAGGGCGGAAGCGAAAATCAAATTGCTTGGGCACTGATGAG gactCCCAGGACAGCTCAGATGGAATACCGTCGGCTCCTCGCATGACTGGGAGCTTGGTGTCTGACCGCAGCCACGACGACATCGTCACCCGGATGAAGAACATCGAGTGCATCGAGCTGGGCCGGCACCGCCTGAAGCCGTGGTACTTCTCCCCGTACCCACAGGAGCTCACCACGCTGCCCGTCCTCTACCTCTGCGAGTTCTGCCTCAAGTATGGCCGGAGCCTCAAATGTCTGCAGCGTCACTTG ACCAAGTGCGACCTGCGACATCCTCCAGGCAATGAGATTTACCGAAAGGGCACCATCTCCTTCTTTGAGATTGATGGACGTAAGAACAAG agttACTCTCAGAACCTGTGTCTTCTGGCCAAATGTTTCCTCGACCACAAGACGTTGTACTATGACACAGACCCTTTCCTCTTCTACGTCATGACGGAGTATGACTGCAAAGGCTTCCACATTGTGGGCTACTTCTCCAAG GAAAAGGAATCCACGGAAGATTACAATGTGGCCTGCATCCTGACCCTGCCTCCCTACCAGCGCCGGGGCTACGGCAAGCTGCTGATTGAGTTCA GCTATGAACTCTCCAAAGTGGAAGGGAAAACGGGGACCCCTGAGAAGCCCCTCTCGGATCTTGGCCTCCTATCCTACCGAAGCTACTGGTCCCAGACCATTCTGGAAATCTTGATGGGGCTGAAGTCAGAGAGCGGGGAGAGGCCGCAGATCACCATCAA TGAGATCAGTGAAATCACCAGCATCAAGAAGGAGGATGTCATCTCCACTCTGCAATACCTCAACCTCATCAACTACTATAAG GGCCAGTATATTCTCACACTGTCGGAGGACATCGTGGATGGGCATGAACGGGCTATGCTCAAGAGGCTTCTTCGGATTGACTCCAAGTGTCTGCACTTCACTCCCAAGGACTGGAGCAAGAGGGGAAAGTGGTGA